TATTCGTTTGTTTTCTGAACTTACTGTACTTGATAATGTAAAAATCGCTTATGATATTCATGCTAATTGCAGTTTAATAGAATCAGTATTGCGTGTTGGTCGTTATCTTAAAGAAGAAAAAGATATTGAACAGAAAAGTTTAGATTTGCTCAAGATTTTTAAATTAGATGATAAAGCATATGAAGTAGCCAAAAATTTGCCATATGGTGCACAACGTCGTCTGGAAATTGCTCGTGCTTTAGCGACAAAACCAAAACTTTTATTGCTTGATGAACCAGCAGCTGGCATGAACCCGCAAGAAACACAAGAACTTATGAATATGATACGCTGGATACGTAAAGAATTTGGTCTTACTATTTTGCTCATCGAACATGATATGAGTCTTGTTATGGGAATTTGTGAACGCATCTATGTACTTGAATACGGTAGCATTATCGCTAGTGGTACACCTGATGAAATTAAGACCAATCCGGAAGTAATCAAAGCATATTTAGGCGGGGAGGCGTAAATAATGGCAGCATTATTAAAGATAAATGATATAAATGTATATTATGGTGCAATTCATGCGATAAAAGGTATCAGTTTAGAAGTAAATGAAGGCGAAATTGTTACACTTATCGGTGCTAATGGTGCTGGTAAATCCACGACATTGCGTACGATTTCTGGACTTTTAAAACCTAAAACAGGCTCTATTGAATTTGAAGGTAAAAATATTGCAGGAGTAGCTGCTCAAAATATCGTAAAAGCAGGTATTTCACAAGTTCCAGAAGGTCGTCGCGTTTTCGCTGAAATGACAGTTATGGAAAACCTGGAGCTCGGTGCATTTATTCGTAAAGATAAAGATGGCATAGCTAAAGATTTAAAAATGGTATTTGAACGTTTTCCACGTCTTGAAGAAAGAATAAATCAACAAGCAGGGACTTTATCTGGTGGGGAACAACAGATGCTCGCTATGGGGCGAGCTTTGATGAGTCGTCCG
The window above is part of the Megamonas hypermegale genome. Proteins encoded here:
- a CDS encoding ABC transporter ATP-binding protein translates to MSELLKTSGVSKVFGGLKAVSNFDMEINEGELIGLIGPNGAGKTTAFNLLTGVYQPTTGTIDFNGKSIIGLKPYEITGRGIARTFQNIRLFSELTVLDNVKIAYDIHANCSLIESVLRVGRYLKEEKDIEQKSLDLLKIFKLDDKAYEVAKNLPYGAQRRLEIARALATKPKLLLLDEPAAGMNPQETQELMNMIRWIRKEFGLTILLIEHDMSLVMGICERIYVLEYGSIIASGTPDEIKTNPEVIKAYLGGEA
- a CDS encoding ABC transporter ATP-binding protein, with product MAALLKINDINVYYGAIHAIKGISLEVNEGEIVTLIGANGAGKSTTLRTISGLLKPKTGSIEFEGKNIAGVAAQNIVKAGISQVPEGRRVFAEMTVMENLELGAFIRKDKDGIAKDLKMVFERFPRLEERINQQAGTLSGGEQQMLAMGRALMSRPRLLLLDEPSMGLAPLLIKEIFSIIQDINKAGTTVLLVEQNANMALSIANRAYVLETGRITLSGDAKELAASEDVRKAYLGG